Part of the Triticum urartu cultivar G1812 chromosome 2, Tu2.1, whole genome shotgun sequence genome, GGGTGGCCGTGCGTTGGCGGTCAGCTATAGCAGCAGCTGCCGCAGCAGTAGCGCGAGTGCTCCATTTGGATTGGGTGTGTGCCTGTTTGTCCATAGTCTCCATTTCGCTACTGTTGGCTGTATCTGTATGCCCGCGTATCATGATCTCAAATTCTGAATGCTCATCTGAAGTACAGACGAGCAGCCGTGTAATTGCTTGTGTTTTTTTTTTTGAATGGAGAATTAATATAACAACATAGTCTCAGTTATTATTTGCGCCTTATTTTAGTTAAATTCAGAACACACACACATGTGCCCGTGTGTCACTATGATCCTTGTATCTTTGGTTGTATCCATTTTTGACGAGCTCCGATTCAGTATGATACATTGTGCCGTACTAATATAGTCTTCGCTCCTCAGGAGAGTTCGTAACTTCCGTTTTTTTTCAGTAAGGAGCGCAGTGAGTGTGTTCAACTCTTGATGATGATGACTTTCTAATGGGTGTGATCGATAACCATGTAGGCCAGTGCGCAAGTTTGTTGAGAGCACACACTTCTACCTCCCGGGGAATTCCAACGAACTTCTATCAGCTGCTCCACAATGCTGTAATGACCTTTTCGTGCTATGTTTCAGTTTCTTATCCAACCATGTTTTTGCAATGCTACTGGTTCATTTTTTGATAATAACTAAGTGTGTGTTTGCAACTGACTGACATCGAGCGGGCTCTTAAAAGCAGTTTCATAAGTCAGTATGCTGAACATCATATTGACACCATTCTCATCACATTTATGACTTCATGCATCATAGTGACATGCCTCTTTGTGTTTACATTGTCAATTGGTGTTTCATTGTAGGGAATATCGACCACTAGGAACCTTCTTGCTGCAGATAATTCTATGGTTCCCATTTCTTCTCCGTTGACAACTCCACTAGGGGATGCAGAAGAGACCAACAAAAAGGGTGCAGTAGTTAAGCGGCTGAAAGTCCAAGCTATCAAGAAGGATATCAAGCAGGTAAGCCGTAAGCAAGAGCTCAGTAGTAGTTGTATTTCTCCAAGGCTCCAGATATCCTAAAATGTTTGATCAAGGACATGTCTTCAGTTCTGTGACAGCCATTTATAGTATGCATTTTCCTGAAAACTTCCCTTCACTGTGTTGTTTTGTCAAAATGCATGTAGTTGGTGAAAGCGTTCACATGCTTGGTACGTCGCAAACAACAAATCAGTATGCAGAATGTCATGCATTCAGCTGCTTGAGGATCATCATCTGCAATTGTTACATTTGTGTTCCTGAGATTTGCAATGGTTACGTGTCAAACATACTGTTAGTGACAAGGAAAGTGGAAACCTTTCAATGTACACATGCCTGTTTTTAATAAAAACTAACTTGTTTCTTAACATCAATTTGAAAATGTGTTTgtagctactccctccgtccggaaatatttgtcgtagaaatggatacaaatggatgtatctagaactaaaatacatctagatacatccatttcccggacaagtatttccggacggagggagtattattcaTTGGTTAGTTTATGTATTGATTGAAAACCATTTGCTTATCTCACACCACTGAAATAATGAGCATGTAGAGAGATCAAGGCAGCCTAACAGACTTCCGGAACTGGTGTACTGCTAATAATCTTTTACTAGTACCATCATGAGATATTCAGTCTCTAATTAGTCTGAATCTTCCTGGCTGTTTTAGAACCCCAAGAAGGTGAATCTGGTAGCCAAGCTGGTTCGAGGAATGCGTATTGAAGATGCCTTTTTGCAGCTGCAAGTGACAGTTAAAAGGGCGGCAAAAACTCTGTACCAGGTTTGCTAATTCGGTCAATCTTACCTACtcaagtactccctctgttccaaattactcgtcgtagaaatggatgtatctagaactaaaatacatctagatacatccatttctgtgaCGAGTAATTCGGAATAGAGGGAGTAACTCTGCAGCTTCCGGTGATAGGCCGAGAGTCTCTGTCTATATTTTACATGAGAACTTCTTCCTACCAATCTGTCTAGGTGATCCATTCCGCTCGTGCCAACGCAGCTCACAACCACGGATTGGATTCTGATAAACTTATTGTGGGCAAGTTTGCAACCAAGCACACACATTTACACCTGAATTCTGCAATAAATTCAACCTCATAGCGTTCATCTCCCTTGTTCCTGAACATTGCAGAGGAGGCTTTTGTGGGGAAAGGACTTTACCTTAAGAGGTTGTCTTACCATGCCAAAGGGAGGTGCGGCGTCAGGGAGAGACCTAGGTGCAGACTGACGGTGGTGGTTAGAGAAGCAACGGCCGAGGAAGAAGCGAAGATCGCTAAACTGAGAGTTAGCAACTACAAAAAGCTAACCCGGAAGGAGAAGCAGCTCATGCCGCACCGGCTCATTGAGGTCAGTCCCAGGTGGgcttggaaaaggaaggaggaggaggcagacGCCACAGTGTAGGATGAGTTCCTGTTTGCGGGATCTGTCTTTCTTCACTGGCGTGCACCGCGAGAGTTTTGAAGAACAACCGAGGATATTTCATCTGTTGAGATTTAATTACTGAAGAACGACCGTGGCTCCCACGAGAAAGAATTCATGCTCTCATTTGTCTGACCAGTTTTTGTTCTTTGTCCTGTTTGTGTCATCTGTATGAAATCTTTCAAGTCATTTAGCCCTGTGACCGTGTTGTGGCACCGCTGGCGAATTGTAGGTAACAATGAATAAATTTACGTCTGATGTGTTGTTCGTTTAATAGATGCCGACCATCTGCATTTTATCATCTTCGAAGTTGATACTACCTATCTTTTTACTTGTTTGATATTGGCACTTGCATGTGGTGATATTTACTGGTTTATTAGAGCAGACCAAACTGCAGCTTTCAGATTCTGATCAATTTGGTTCATTCATTTTCTCCAGACACAACAACACTGATAGTCTGATACATCCATCATGCACATACACATCACCCTTGACACACGCTGTTAGCCCCAGTTACATCTACAGAACGGCACATTACAAGTGATAGTACTATAGCCACGTACTGTGCTGTACATAATGACCAGCGGAACTCGCAAAGCAGGCATCTGGATCGCACACGTGGGAAGACATCCATACCGCCGGCCGCCGGCGCATCCCGTCACCCGAATATGTCGCTGCTCACCGGGGCTCTGAACACCGTCGGCTCCTCCTCCATCACCTTCACCACCTCCGGCGCCGCGTGGACGTACACCACCCAGTCCCCGCCCCCGCGCGCGCTCGGCATCGGCATCACGTACCCGGCGCCGCCGGGCCACGGGAAGTGGTACGACGCGAACGCCGGACGGCCCCACCCGAAGTCCACCTCGCCGAACGGGAGCCTCAGTCCCGACGACACCACGCACGAGGCCGTCTCCCcctcgccgccgtcgtcgtcgccgccgcctaTGTAAGCCCTCGCCACCGTGGGCTCGGGTCGCTGCGCCTC contains:
- the LOC125537725 gene encoding 50S ribosomal protein L22-like produces the protein MTFSCYVSGISTTRNLLAADNSMVPISSPLTTPLGDAEETNKKGAVVKRLKVQAIKKDIKQNPKKVNLVAKLVRGMRIEDAFLQLQVTVKRAAKTLYQVIHSARANAAHNHGLDSDKLIVEEAFVGKGLYLKRLSYHAKGRCGVRERPRCRLTVVVREATAEEEAKIAKLRVSNYKKLTRKEKQLMPHRLIEVSPRWAWKRKEEEADATV